One stretch of Eupeodes corollae chromosome 2, idEupCoro1.1, whole genome shotgun sequence DNA includes these proteins:
- the LOC129946566 gene encoding uncharacterized protein LOC129946566: MESFPQSMYQSDFQQPAVKPRQIYSAAKRKCTTERSNYRPIQMDFEVLQPFKQDVDVPFSLIHENKPILQTNPHSPIPEVKLKVKLFGQKLEARSRRLGVYMTPQINLDKINEETMYGDSTKGNKRVGLVDSIYSSDWKKACEVVAANSRMKLKEDPKKTRFVTKDLLEKSVEQTRYKPEGIIPPMDMELKNYISLWDSQNQAEFVDRTKLFLEKKRSTSDSRDSTKALNDEEKAELEKCYKEDTLRTPFALHPPGYTGYIPRLAKGIQIRKKKFSKYDPFVTTLMAAQGSYDKYAI; this comes from the exons ATGGAATCATTCCCTCAGAGTATGTATCAATCGGACTTTCAGCAACCCGCCGTTAAACCTAGACAGATCTACAGTGCAGCGAAACGAAAGTGTACCACAGAAAGATCAAACTATCGACCAATTCAAATGGATTTTGAGGTCTTACAACCATTTAAGCAAGACGTAGATGTTCCTTTTAGTTTAATCCATGAAAATAAACCAATTCTGCAAACGAATCCTCACAGTCCAATTCCAGAAGTAAAATTAAAAGTCAAgctttttggacaaaaattggAAGCACGTAGTCGGAGATTGGGTGTTTACATGACTCCTCAAATAAACCTTGacaaaattaatgaagaaaCCATGTATGGAGATTCAACAAAGGGAAATAAGAGAGTAGGTTTGGTTGACAGCATTTATTCCTCGGATTGGAAGAAAGCCTGCGAAGTTGTTGCAGCCAATTCTCGAATGAAACTTAAAGAAGATCCTAAGAAAACACGTTTTGTGACAAAAGATTTACTGGAGAAATCCGTTGAGCAGACTCGCTATAAGCCCGAGGGTATTATTCCTCCAATGGACATGGAATTAAAGAATTATATTTCCTTGTGGGATTCTCAGAATCAAGCGGAGTTTGTTGatagaacaaaattgtttttggagaAGAA GCGTTCTACGTCTGATTCTCGGGATTCTACCAAAGCTCTAAATGACGAAGAAAAAGCAGAACTTGAGAAGTGCTACAAGGAAGACACTTTAAGGACACCATTTGCTTTACATCCTCCTGGGTACACTGGCTATATCCCCCGTCTAGCAAAGGGCATACAAATtcgtaaaaagaaattttcaaaatatgatcCTTTTGTAACAACCTTGATGGCTGCTCAAGGGTCTTATGACAAatatgcaatataa